A part of Gossypium hirsutum isolate 1008001.06 chromosome A07, Gossypium_hirsutum_v2.1, whole genome shotgun sequence genomic DNA contains:
- the LOC107899826 gene encoding cold shock domain-containing protein 4-like — protein sequence MEFWVEYVVKPSEGRPKAVEVIGPNENPVRGSSRSRRNDVGGSGGYGGGYGGMGRRGDYGGGGSGCYKCGEVGHLARDCGQGGSGGGGRYGGSGGSSACYKCGGSMHFVRECPDNGRKV from the exons ATGGAGTTCTgg GTTGAGTATGTTGTCAAGCCTTCTGAAGGACGCCCCAAAGCTGTTGAGGTTATTGGCCCCAACGAAAACCCTGTTCGTGGCTCCTCTAGATCCAGGCGCAATGATGTTGGTGGCAGTGGAGGTTATGGCGGTGGTTATGGTGGAATGGGAAGGAGAGGCGATTATGGTGGTGGTGGTAGTGGATGTTATAAGTGTGGTGAGGTGGGCCATTTAGCACGGGACTGTGGACAAGGTGGCAGTGGTGGTGGAGGAAGATATGGTGGCAGTGGCGGCAGCAGTGCTTGTTACAAATGTGGAGGCTCTATGCATTTCGTTAGGGAGTGTCCCGACAATGGTCGCAAAGTTTGA
- the LOC107900487 gene encoding alpha/beta hydrolase domain-containing protein 17B: protein MGNVTSNVAARFAFFPPDPPTYDVHKDESGKLVLQGMTADKNIDVHMLDTKGGNKIIATFWRHPVARLTLLYSHGNAADLGQMHELFNELRAHLRVNIMSYDYSGYGASTGKPTEFNTYYDIEAVYNCLKKEYGVKQEDLIVYGQSVGSGPTLHLASRVKKLGGVVLHSAILSGIRVLYPVKMTFWFDIFKNIDKIRRVQCPVLVIHGTDDEIVDWSHGKRLWELSKEKYDPLWVKGGGHCNLETFPEYIKHLRKFISTIEKISISKPAKQLTSAPSITEHKHCKCLRLKAKKEKEESRVGADSCIVSKYV from the exons ATGGGGAATGTGACGTCGAATGTGGCTGCAAGGTTTGCATTTTTCCCACCAGACCCACCAACGTACGATGTACATAAGGATGAAAGTGGGAAGCTTGTTTTGCAAGGGATGACAGCCGACAAGAACATAGATGTTCATATGCTTGATACCAAAGGTGGGAATAAAATCATAGCCACCTTTTGGAGACACCCTGTTGCTCGTTTAACTCTCTTGTATTCCCATGGCAATGCTGCTGATTTAGGCCAGATGCATGAACTCTTCAATGAACTCAGAGCCCACCTTCGTGTCAATATTATGAG TTATGATTATTCAGGGTATGGAGCATCTACAGGCAAG CCAACTGAATTCAACACATATTATGACATAGAGGCAGTGtacaattgtttaaagaaagaatatGGAGTTAAACAGGAAGATTTGATAGTGTATGGTCAATCTGTTGGAAGTGGACCAACTCTACACTTAGCTTCTCGTGTTAAGAAACTAGGCGGAGTTGTTCTTCACAGTGCCATCCTTTCCGGCATTCGGGTCTTGTATCCCGTCAAGATGACTTTCTGGTTCGATATCTTCAAA AACATTGACAAAATACGGCGCGTCCAATGTCCGGTTCTAGTTATTCAT GGAACAGATGATGAGATAGTTGATTGGTCTCATGGGAAGAGATTATGGGAACTTTCAAAGGAAAAATATGATCCATTATGGGTGAAAGGTGGCGGCCATTGCAACCTCGAAACTTTCCCAGAGTACATTAAGCATCTACGCAAATTCATAAGCACGATAGAGAAGATTTCGATTTCGAAACCGGCTAAACAGCTTACTTCTGCCCCAAGTATTACAGAACATAAACACTGTAAATGCTTGAGATTGAAGGcaaagaaggaaaaggaagaatCAAGAGTTGGGGCAGATAGTTGCATTGTGTCCAAGTATGTTTGA